One region of Quercus lobata isolate SW786 chromosome 2, ValleyOak3.0 Primary Assembly, whole genome shotgun sequence genomic DNA includes:
- the LOC115975223 gene encoding molybdate-anion transporter-like, protein MELFFFLFFGFLAVIVAALELSKSSKDRINTTSAFNAFKNNYLVVYSLMMAGDWLQGPYVYYLYSTYGFGKGDIGHLFIAGFGSSMLFGTVVGSLADKQGRRRASVTYCITYILSCLTKHSSQYKVLMLGRILGGIATSLLNSSFESWLVAEHNKRGFEQQWLSVTFSKAIFFGNGLVAILSGLFGNLLVDTLGLGPVAPFDAASCFLAIGMAIIMSSWSENYGDPSENKDLLTQFKGAAVAIASDEKIALLGAIQSLFEGSMYTFVFLWTPALSPNDEEIPHGFIFATFMLGSMLGSSFASRLMARSSIRVESYMQIVFVVSSVSLLLPIITSFLVPPSKVKSESMSFAGCIQVVGFCTFEACVGIFWPSLMKMRSLYIPEESRSTIMNFFRIPLNIFVCVVLYNVDAFPITIMFGMCSIFLFVAALLQRRLMVIADSQKPTKPQDWTALDRDMEAEPLNVD, encoded by the exons ATGgagctcttcttcttcttgttctttggttttctcGCTGTAATAGTGGCAGCATTGGAGCTAAGCAAATCCAGCAAAGATCGCATCAACACCACCTCTGCTTTCAATGCCTTTAAGAATAACTATCTCGTCGTTTACTCTCTCATGATGG CTGGGGATTGGTTGCAGGGTCCATATGTGTACTACCTCTACAGTACATATGGGTTTGGAAAGGGGGACATTGGACATCTCTTTATTGCTGGGTTTGGATCCTCTATGTTGTTTGGGACAGTTGTTGGATCTTTAGCTGATAAACA GGGTCGGAGGAGGGCATCTGTTACTTATTGCATTACTTACATTCTAAGCTGCCTCACCAAACACTCTTCCCAGTATAAAGTTTTAATGTTGGGACGAATATTGGGAGGCATTGCCACTTCTCTTCTTAACTCATCTTTTGAGTCTTGGCTTGTTGCAGAACACAATAAG AGGGGTTTTGAGCAACAATGGCTTTCGGTAACATTCTCTAAGGCAATATTTTTTGGCAACGGTTTGGTTGCCATTTTATCTGGGCTGTTTGGAAATTTACTAGTAGATACACTAGGACTTGGCCCAGTTGCTCCTTTTGATGCTGCTTCATGCTTTCTGGCAATTGGCATGGCAATTATAATGTCATCATGGAGTGAAAACTATGGTGACCCTTCAGAAAACAAGGACTTGCTTACCCAGTTTAAGGGTGCTGCTGTGGCCATTGCCTCTG ACGAGAAAATTGCATTGCTGGGTGCTATACAGTCACTATTTGAGGGCTCAATGTACACCTTTGTATTTCTCTGGACTCCTGCTTTGAGCCCAAATGATGAGGAAATTCCACACGGTTTCATTTTCGCGACATTCATGCTGGGGTCAATGCTGGGAAGTTCCTTTGCTTCTCGATTAATGGCACGCTCATCTATCAGAGTTGAGAGCTACATGCAGATAGTTTTTGTAGTCTCCTCGGTTTCCCTTCTGCTCCCCATTATAACTAGT TTCCTGGTACCGCCTTCCAAAGTGAAAAGTGAAAGTATGTCATTTGCGGGGTGTATTCAAGTTGTTGGCTTCTGTACGTTTGAGGCTTGTGTTGGGATATTCTGGCCATCTCTCATGAAGATGAGGTCCCTATACATTCCTGAGGAGTCAAGAAGCACCATAATGAACTTCTTTCGCATTCCTCTTAACATCTTTGTGTGCGTTGTGCTGTACAAT GTTGATGCGTTTCCCATCACCATCATGTTTGGCATGTGCTCGATTTTTCTCTTTGTGGCTGCTTTACTGCAGAGGCGGCTAATGGTAATTGCTGACAGTCAAAAGCCAACAA AACCACAAGACTGGACAGCACTTGACAGGGACATGGAGGCGGAGCCATTGAATGTTGATTGA
- the LOC115977968 gene encoding stellacyanin — translation MANLKSSRCYFLLAFQFLVLIQTKVLCYQYKVGDLDAWGIPTSANPQVYTYWSKYHTLKIGDSLLFLYPPSQDSLIQVTEQSYTSCNLTDPVLYMNNGNSLFNITAYGDFYFTSGEKGHCEKNQKLHISVLSATAPAYSPSNGPSAFSPSYPTVFGSIPQPPSSALSASSSHSLSIPVFMASLTGFLVCALVGGIM, via the exons ATGGCTAATCTTAAAAGTAGCAGATGCTACTTCTTGTTGGCTTTCCAGTTCCTTGTGTTAATTCAAACCAAAGTCTTGTGCTACCAGTACAAGGTTGGAGATTTGGATGCTTGGGGAATACCCACTTCGGCAAATCCACAAGTCTACACCTATTGGTCCAAGTATCACACTCTCAAGATTGGAGATTCTCTCT TGTTCTTGTACCCACCAAGTCAAGATTCATTGATACAAGTCACGGAACAATCCTATACTAGCTGCAACCTTACAGATCCAGTACTGTACATGAACAATGGCAACTCTCTTTTCAACATTACCGCATATGGGGACTTCTACTTCACCAGTGGAGAGAAGGGTCACTGTGAAAAGAATCAGAAGCTCCACATTTCAGTGTTATCTGCTACTGCGCCTGCATATTCTCCTTCCAATGGTCCTAGTGCATTTTCACCCTCTTACCCCACTGTTTTTGGTTCAATCCCACAACCACCTTCTTCTGCTTTATCTGCTTCTTCTTCACATTCGCTAAGCATTCCAGTCTTCATGGCATCTCTTACTGGATTTTTGGTATGTGCATTAGTCGGTGGCATCATGTGA